Proteins encoded by one window of Armatimonadota bacterium:
- a CDS encoding ECF transporter S component: MRTRHLTLGGLSVALVAVATLVIRIPVPATQGYINLGETMVYLTALLLGPVSGAVAGGVGSALADLLAGYTAFAPFTLVIKGIEGGLCGWLAWRVFRWGEGKGGRWLVGGVVASGVAGVWMVLGYYVTEAYLMGLGPGAAAAEVPGNLFQVGSGIVVGIPAAALLRRSVLRPA, encoded by the coding sequence ATGCGCACGCGGCACCTCACGCTGGGAGGTCTGAGCGTGGCCCTGGTAGCCGTGGCGACCCTGGTGATCCGTATTCCGGTGCCCGCCACGCAGGGCTACATCAACCTCGGGGAGACCATGGTCTATCTCACCGCGCTGCTCCTCGGTCCCGTTTCCGGAGCGGTGGCCGGAGGGGTGGGCTCTGCTCTCGCGGACCTCCTGGCGGGATACACCGCCTTTGCGCCCTTCACCCTCGTGATCAAGGGGATAGAAGGCGGGCTATGCGGGTGGCTGGCCTGGCGGGTGTTCCGGTGGGGAGAAGGGAAGGGCGGGAGGTGGTTGGTGGGGGGAGTGGTGGCCTCCGGGGTGGCCGGAGTCTGGATGGTTCTAGGCTATTACGTGACCGAGGCATACCTCATGGGACTGGGCCCGGGGGCCGCGGCCGCGGAGGTGCCCGGAAACCTCTTTCAGGTCGGCAGTGGCATCGTGGTAGGGATACCGGCCGCGGCCCTGCTGCGGCGGTCCGTTCTGCGTCCCGCCTGA
- a CDS encoding DegT/DnrJ/EryC1/StrS family aminotransferase, with protein sequence MIPIARPVITEVDQARVLEVLASGQLSHGAWVERFEAAFSAYVGARFGIATSSGTTALQAVLEAAGIGPEDRVIVPPFTFVATSNAVVHRGAVPVFVDIEPDTFNLDPNRVEEALRRHRDVRAILVVHLYGLPARMDALCDLARRYGLLLIEDAAQAHGAAFRGRRVGAFGDAAIFSFYPTKNITTGEGGMIVTSDEALARRARLLVHAGAQDRSYEYEVVGYNFRMTNLAAALGLSQLERLDALNEIRRRNASYLTARLQNLPGIQPPVEPADVYHVYNQYTIRTSERDALREFLARQGIQTRVYYPKPVPATQAYRRVPYEGGPWPETERACREVLSLPVHPALGPEDLHEIVEAIRAFVDSRAVVQK encoded by the coding sequence ATGATCCCCATCGCGCGGCCGGTGATTACGGAGGTGGACCAGGCTAGGGTCCTGGAGGTGCTCGCCTCCGGACAGCTCTCCCATGGGGCATGGGTGGAGCGGTTTGAGGCAGCCTTCTCCGCTTATGTCGGGGCACGCTTCGGGATCGCCACCTCCTCAGGGACCACGGCCCTGCAGGCGGTGCTGGAGGCCGCGGGCATCGGGCCGGAAGACCGGGTGATCGTGCCTCCCTTCACCTTCGTGGCCACCAGCAACGCGGTGGTGCACCGGGGCGCGGTCCCCGTATTCGTGGACATCGAGCCGGATACCTTCAACCTAGACCCCAACCGGGTGGAGGAAGCTCTCCGCCGGCACCGGGACGTGCGCGCCATCCTGGTGGTGCACCTGTACGGGCTTCCGGCCCGCATGGATGCCCTGTGCGACCTCGCACGGCGATACGGGCTTCTGCTCATCGAGGACGCGGCTCAGGCGCATGGGGCCGCCTTCCGGGGGCGGCGAGTAGGGGCCTTCGGGGACGCGGCCATCTTCAGCTTCTACCCTACGAAGAACATCACCACGGGGGAGGGCGGGATGATTGTCACCTCAGACGAGGCCCTGGCCCGTCGGGCACGCCTGTTGGTGCACGCGGGGGCCCAGGACCGGAGCTACGAGTACGAGGTGGTGGGATACAACTTCCGGATGACGAATCTGGCCGCGGCCCTGGGCCTATCCCAGCTCGAACGCCTGGACGCCCTCAACGAGATCCGCCGGCGGAACGCCTCGTACCTCACCGCACGGCTGCAGAACCTTCCAGGCATCCAGCCGCCTGTGGAGCCCGCGGACGTGTACCACGTGTACAACCAGTATACCATCCGCACCTCGGAGCGCGATGCCCTCCGGGAGTTCCTCGCAAGGCAAGGGATTCAGACCCGGGTCTACTACCCGAAGCCCGTGCCGGCCACGCAGGCATACCGCCGCGTCCCCTACGAGGGGGGGCCCTGGCCAGAGACGGAGCGGGCATGTCGGGAGGTTCTGTCCCTCCCGGTCCATCCCGCCCTGGGCCCGGAGGACCTCCACGAGATCGTTGAGGCGATCCGGGCCTTCGTCGATTCCCGGGCTGTGGTGCAGAAGTGA
- a CDS encoding Lrp/AsnC ligand binding domain-containing protein, with the protein MHIAFLLISLDGNTPAQVAREVRTIPGISEAHATLGEYDVVAIVHTEHTREIPQITERVGRIHGVVKVLACVAVA; encoded by the coding sequence ATGCACATTGCGTTCCTCCTGATCTCTCTGGACGGCAATACGCCGGCCCAGGTCGCCCGCGAGGTCCGTACCATTCCGGGGATCTCGGAAGCCCACGCCACTCTGGGGGAATACGACGTGGTGGCCATCGTCCACACGGAACACACCCGGGAGATCCCGCAGATCACTGAGAGGGTGGGCCGGATCCATGGGGTGGTGAAGGTCCTGGCCTGCGTGGCGGTGGCCTAG
- a CDS encoding SRPBCC family protein, with the protein MPRVEVEALIRAPVEAVYALAKDVERFPEFMPDLESVRLVTRDGSRTVTEWVGRVQGRRIRWVEEDTWDDTAYTCTFRQREGDFDRYEGVWNFEPVQAGCRTRLVVDFDLNVPFLGPLLANLVLLLMRKNVERMLDALRRRAEEGPSSDPASEEDRSWR; encoded by the coding sequence ATGCCGCGCGTGGAGGTAGAGGCGCTCATCCGGGCTCCCGTGGAGGCCGTGTATGCCCTCGCGAAGGATGTGGAACGGTTTCCTGAGTTCATGCCAGACCTGGAGAGCGTGCGCTTGGTGACGCGGGATGGCTCCCGCACCGTTACGGAGTGGGTGGGGCGGGTCCAAGGGCGACGGATCCGGTGGGTGGAGGAGGATACGTGGGACGATACCGCGTACACGTGCACCTTCCGCCAGCGGGAGGGGGATTTCGACCGGTACGAAGGGGTGTGGAACTTTGAACCCGTGCAGGCTGGGTGCCGAACCCGCCTCGTGGTGGACTTCGACCTGAACGTCCCCTTTCTCGGACCGCTGCTTGCAAACCTCGTACTCCTGCTCATGCGTAAGAACGTGGAGAGAATGCTGGATGCCCTCCGACGACGGGCAGAGGAGGGCCCTTCCTCGGACCCGGCGTCGGAGGAGGACCGGAGCTGGAGGTGA
- a CDS encoding AIR synthase family protein, with the protein MRPGKVPPELLQRLVYPYLGRRPDVLVHAGWGQDCAVLDFGEWVCVVTTDPITGATRHLGQLAVHVACNDLAATGAEPVGLLLDVLLREGSTEEDLRRLMEEAGRTAAAIGVEIVGGHTEVTPGIDRTLVVMTAIGKAPRNSYVTTSGARPGDALLITKAAGLEGTAILATDFAAYFIEHLGQELVRRAQAFLGEISVLPEGRVAVHAGAVAMHDATEGGIVGAALEMAHASGVGLELWVDRIPVREETRRICDLVGIDPLGLISSGSLLIATRDPDRTLEALAQAGIPAAAVGRFLTSGLTQVRDGKREELVPFARDELWRALEILEEVKA; encoded by the coding sequence ATGCGGCCCGGCAAGGTGCCACCGGAGCTCCTGCAACGCCTAGTCTATCCGTATCTGGGCCGGCGGCCCGACGTGCTCGTGCACGCCGGATGGGGGCAGGACTGCGCGGTGCTGGATTTCGGGGAGTGGGTGTGCGTCGTGACCACGGACCCCATTACGGGAGCCACCCGGCACCTGGGGCAGCTCGCGGTACACGTGGCCTGCAACGACCTCGCGGCCACGGGAGCCGAACCCGTGGGCCTGCTCTTAGACGTGCTTCTCCGGGAGGGGAGTACGGAGGAAGACCTCCGGCGGCTCATGGAGGAGGCGGGCAGGACCGCGGCGGCGATCGGGGTGGAAATCGTGGGCGGACACACGGAGGTCACTCCGGGAATCGATCGGACCCTAGTGGTCATGACGGCCATTGGGAAAGCCCCCAGAAACAGCTACGTGACCACCTCCGGAGCCCGCCCCGGAGACGCCTTGCTGATCACCAAGGCGGCGGGCCTGGAGGGGACCGCCATCCTCGCTACAGACTTCGCCGCCTACTTCATTGAGCACCTGGGGCAGGAACTCGTGCGCCGGGCCCAGGCCTTCCTCGGGGAGATCAGCGTGCTCCCGGAGGGGAGGGTGGCGGTGCACGCGGGCGCCGTGGCCATGCACGACGCCACGGAGGGGGGGATTGTGGGCGCGGCCCTGGAGATGGCCCACGCCTCCGGGGTCGGATTGGAGCTGTGGGTGGACCGAATCCCCGTGCGGGAGGAGACCCGGAGGATCTGCGACCTCGTGGGGATCGATCCCCTGGGACTCATCAGCAGCGGTAGCCTGCTCATCGCTACGCGGGATCCGGACCGGACCCTGGAGGCGCTGGCACAGGCCGGGATCCCTGCGGCGGCGGTGGGCCGGTTCCTGACCTCTGGCCTCACGCAGGTTCGGGATGGGAAGCGGGAGGAACTGGTGCCGTTTGCCCGGGACGAGCTGTGGCGGGCCTTGGAGATCCTGGAGGAGGTGAAGGCATGA
- a CDS encoding PLP-dependent aminotransferase family protein — MELALRLDPRARLPLYRQLAEEVRGAILEGRLRPGERLPPSRVLAASLGVSRVVVTSAYEELVAEGYLEARRGSGTYVTRTLPGFPWVARRKESPQIPPRKDPFPGSVVDFAPGRPSVERLHPAAWRRMWRAVAREQPPAGYGDPAGDPELREAIAAYLGRARGVVCTAEDVLITSGAVEAVDLIARAFLRPGDRVAYEEPGYPAARRVFLSRGLPVEPVPVDEDGIRVDLLPPRAALVYVTPSHQFPLGGRLPLARRIGLLEWAQKTGAFVVEDDYDSELRFHGPPLPALAGLDVSGRVLYMGTFSKILLPGLRVGYLVAPPELRDRLLRVRDPSESHTPWPVQRALAAFLASGDFDRHIRRMRRHYAALRAALQTALRLVEPLARLRGLEAGLHAFLELCGGLVAEEVARSAAQRGVHVRTLAPYYLGPPTRSGILLGYGGLSLEDVRRGAEILAAVIWELARTT; from the coding sequence ATGGAACTCGCGCTGCGGCTTGATCCGAGAGCCCGTCTGCCCCTATACCGCCAGCTGGCGGAGGAGGTTCGAGGGGCCATCCTGGAGGGGAGGCTAAGGCCAGGAGAGCGCCTCCCTCCGAGCCGGGTGCTGGCGGCCTCCCTGGGAGTTTCGCGGGTGGTGGTGACCTCCGCATACGAGGAGCTGGTGGCGGAGGGATATCTGGAGGCGCGGAGGGGGTCCGGAACCTATGTGACCCGGACTCTTCCCGGGTTCCCCTGGGTCGCCCGGCGAAAGGAAAGCCCCCAAATCCCACCGCGGAAGGATCCCTTCCCCGGATCCGTGGTGGACTTCGCGCCAGGCAGACCCTCGGTGGAGCGGTTGCACCCGGCCGCCTGGCGTCGGATGTGGCGGGCCGTGGCCCGGGAGCAGCCTCCGGCCGGATATGGGGACCCCGCGGGAGATCCGGAGCTGCGGGAGGCCATCGCCGCCTACCTGGGCCGGGCCCGGGGCGTGGTGTGCACCGCGGAGGACGTTCTCATCACCTCCGGGGCGGTGGAGGCGGTGGATCTCATCGCCCGGGCCTTCCTGCGCCCCGGGGATCGGGTGGCCTACGAGGAGCCTGGATATCCCGCGGCGCGTCGGGTCTTCCTGAGCCGGGGACTTCCGGTAGAACCTGTGCCTGTGGACGAAGATGGGATCCGTGTAGACCTGCTCCCTCCCCGCGCGGCCTTGGTGTACGTCACCCCTTCGCACCAGTTCCCCTTGGGGGGCCGTCTCCCTCTTGCCCGACGGATCGGTCTGCTGGAGTGGGCCCAGAAGACCGGCGCATTCGTGGTGGAGGACGACTACGACAGCGAGCTCCGGTTCCACGGCCCTCCCCTTCCCGCGCTTGCAGGCCTTGACGTCTCGGGGCGCGTCCTGTACATGGGGACCTTCTCCAAGATCCTCCTGCCCGGTCTGCGGGTGGGATACCTGGTGGCGCCCCCGGAACTACGGGATCGCCTGCTGCGCGTGCGCGACCCCTCCGAGTCCCACACCCCCTGGCCGGTTCAAAGAGCTCTGGCGGCTTTCCTTGCAAGCGGCGATTTCGATCGGCACATCCGGCGGATGCGGCGCCACTACGCGGCGCTGCGAGCGGCCCTGCAGACTGCCCTCCGCCTAGTGGAGCCCCTGGCTCGTCTCCGGGGTTTGGAGGCAGGCCTCCACGCATTCCTCGAGCTTTGCGGCGGGCTCGTGGCGGAGGAGGTGGCCCGCAGCGCCGCGCAACGGGGGGTACACGTCCGAACCCTGGCCCCGTACTACCTGGGTCCCCCCACCCGCTCCGGCATCCTTCTGGGATATGGAGGACTCTCCCTGGAGGACGTCCGCCGGGGAGCTGAGATCTTGGCCGCGGTGATCTGGGAACTGGCTCGGACCACATAA
- a CDS encoding Gfo/Idh/MocA family oxidoreductase yields MRGNPEFAGGERVRVAVVGLGRWGRHHVRIYHELPEADLRAVVSPNPAEVEEFSTRYRIAGYLDHRELIGKVDAASVVTPTSHHYEIARDLVEAGIHVLVEKPITRRVEEAEELIARAHRRGAMLLVGHVERFKPAVEILLHRARDPLFIRARRVRPFQAGRATDVGVVVDLMIHDLDLVLALTGSPVRSVSGVGARLRGEAEDLAAVQLVFEEGCAASLLASRVDSTKAAELEVVTPEERWHLDFLRESLTVWKGNRREELLLLQEEPLRAELRHFLACVRGEQTPRVPGEAGLAALALAHRVLQAMHVVTPRVRTR; encoded by the coding sequence GTGAGGGGCAACCCGGAGTTCGCGGGTGGGGAACGGGTGCGGGTGGCCGTGGTGGGGCTGGGTCGGTGGGGCCGGCACCATGTCCGGATCTATCACGAGCTCCCGGAGGCGGATCTGCGGGCCGTGGTCTCTCCGAATCCCGCGGAGGTGGAGGAATTCTCCACCCGTTACCGCATCGCGGGCTACCTGGATCACCGGGAGCTCATCGGGAAAGTGGATGCGGCAAGCGTGGTGACCCCAACCAGCCACCACTACGAGATTGCCCGGGACTTGGTGGAGGCGGGGATCCACGTTTTGGTGGAAAAGCCCATCACGCGCCGCGTGGAGGAGGCGGAGGAGCTCATCGCGCGGGCCCACCGCCGGGGAGCCATGCTGCTGGTGGGCCATGTGGAGCGGTTCAAGCCCGCGGTGGAGATCCTGCTCCATCGGGCGCGGGATCCCCTTTTCATCCGAGCCCGCCGGGTGCGGCCCTTCCAGGCGGGCCGCGCCACGGACGTGGGGGTGGTGGTGGACCTCATGATCCACGACCTCGACCTGGTCCTTGCCCTCACCGGCTCGCCCGTGCGGTCCGTCTCCGGAGTCGGCGCCCGACTCCGGGGAGAAGCTGAAGATCTCGCTGCGGTACAACTGGTTTTTGAGGAGGGCTGTGCGGCAAGCCTCCTGGCAAGCCGTGTGGATTCCACAAAGGCCGCGGAGCTGGAGGTGGTCACCCCGGAGGAGCGATGGCATCTGGATTTCCTCCGGGAGTCCTTGACGGTATGGAAGGGGAACCGGCGAGAGGAACTCCTCCTTCTGCAGGAGGAGCCCCTCCGAGCGGAGCTCCGGCATTTCCTCGCCTGCGTCCGAGGAGAGCAAACCCCCCGGGTTCCCGGGGAGGCGGGGCTCGCTGCTCTCGCCCTCGCCCACCGCGTGCTACAGGCGATGCACGTGGTCACCCCCCGCGTCCGAACCCGCTAG